The Bacteroidia bacterium genome segment ATTCAGCACAATTAAAAGATACTTCTAAGGACACTTTGTACGAACTTCCTTTAACAAAAACCAATTATCTCTTGATACTTGGCGGGATTGCTGTTATTGTACTTGGGTTATTTATTTTGTCAATAGATGACTTTGTTGATGCGCAGCATTTTTCTACTTCATTATACGTTGCGCCCTTGGTTATTATGGCGGGATTCGTGGCGATTATCTTTGCAATTATGTTTCGCCCTAAGGCGTAAATAACTTCCTTTAAATGAAATGAGTCTTCGATGCCCTTATTGCCTAACAGACTTAGGTGTATCTGCTGTGAATAGCTCAGGAAGTTATCAATGTAGTAATTGTCAAT includes the following:
- a CDS encoding DUF3098 domain-containing protein; translated protein: MKKNSAQLKDTSKDTLYELPLTKTNYLLILGGIAVIVLGLFILSIDDFVDAQHFSTSLYVAPLVIMAGFVAIIFAIMFRPKA